The region TCGCTCAGTTCCATGATTCCCCTCCCATGTTCGTATTGTCGCCGGACGACCGGGGCGATCCCGATCCTCTCTCGGCGACTGACCAGCAATATGGCGCTTCCGGGAAGGGAAAAACAGACACACATCTTGCGATACATTCCTGCTACAGTTAGCAAAATATACGGATTGTACCCATAATAAACCGGATAAATTGTTACTGTTACCATCCTTCGGCCGGTGTACAATCGAGGCGTGATGGAGACCACCGGGCAGATCGAATCCGGAAAGCAGCCGCTATACGAGGAGGTCGCCGCCCGGATCGGCGGCCTCATCGAACAGGGAACCTACCGGCCCGGAGAGCGGATCCCCTCCATCCGGGCGCTCAGCCGCCAGTTGCAGGTCAGCGTCAACACGGTCATGGAGGCATACGCGCGCCTCGAGAACGCCGGCAAGGTGGAGGCGCGTCCCCAATCCGGCTACTACGTCCGGTGCAGGCTGCCCGAGCCGGGGGCGGACATCGCCAGGGCTAAGGCGGGCGAGGAGCCCGTGGCGTGCTGCGTGTCGATCGAGGAAGAGCCGATGCGGATCATGCGGACCTTGTCGGACCCCTCCGTCGTTCCGCTCGGCGGGGGGTTCCCCAATACGGACCTGTTGCCGGTCGACAAGCTGAACCGGATGCTCGCCACCGAATCGCGCCGGTTCCCGATCCAGAGCGTTTCCTACACCGGGCCTCGAGGAACCCAACGGCTCCGGACGCAGATCGCCAAGCGATCCCTACGCTACGGCTGCGCCTTCTCCCCCGAGGAGATCGTCGTCACGTCGGGGTGCGTCGAGGCGGTGACGCTCGCGCTGCAGGCCACATGCCGCCCCGGCGATACCGTCGCCATCGCGTCCCCGGTCTATTACACGTTCCTCCACTCGATCCAGTGGATGGGACTGAAGGTCCTCGAGATCCCCTCCACCCCCGGGGAGGGGTTGAGCGTCGAGGTGCTGTCCTACGCGATCCGGAACAACCCGGTCCACGCCTGCCTCGTCATATCGAACTTCAACAACCCGCTCGGGAGCGTCATGCCGGACGACAGGAAGCGGGAGCTGGCCGGGCTGCTGGCGCTGCACGACATCCCCCTCATCGAGGACGACGTGTACGGCGACCTGGCGTTCGGGCCGTCGCGTCCCGTCGCGGTCAAGGCGTACGACGAAAAGGGGCTCGTCCTGTACTGCTCTTCCTTTTCCAAGACCCTCGCCCCCGGCTACCGGGTCGGTTGGATCGCCGCCGGCAGGCACCAGCGGAAGGTGCAGCAGCTCAAGAGCCTCTTCAACATCGCCACCGCCACACCGACCCAGCTCGCCATCGCCGAATTCCTGGCCAACGGCGGATACGACCACCACCTGCGGAAGATCCGGCGCGTGTACAGCCGGCAGATGGAGAAGGTCCGGGACGCCGTGGCCCGTCACTTCCCTCCCGGAACGCGCGTCACGCGACCCGGGGGCGGGTTCGTCCTCTGGGTGGAGATGCCCGAAGGGGTCGACGCTTCGCGGCTCTACGAGGAAGCACGGGAGAAGGGAATCGGCATCGCCCCCGGCACCCTCTTCTCGACCGCCGGAAAATACGGCAACTGCATCCGGCTCAACACCGCCTTCTGGTCGGAGCGCGTCGAGCAGGCGCTGGAGACCGTTGGGGAGTTGGCGGGGAAGATGGCCTGAAGGAGGAAGAGAAGGATAAGGCGGGCCCGAGGAGGAACTTCGGGCCCCGCCTCCATCCGTTGCCTGTCCGTACCCGGTGATCCGCGGCGGCGGATCACTTGACCGCGATCAGCTCCACCTCGAAGATCAGCGTGGCGTTCGGGCCGATGTCGCGGCCCGCCCCCCGCTCGCCGTAGGCGAGATTGGACGGCAGGAACAGCTGCCACTTCGCCCCTTCCTTCATCAACTGGAGCGCCTCGGTCCAGCCCGGGATCACTCCCGAAACCTGGAATGTCGCCGGCTGGCCGCGCTTGTAGGAACTGTCGAATTCCGTCCCGTCGATCAGCGTCCCCTTGTAATGGGTCGTCACCGTATCGGTGGCTTTCGGGCTCTTCCCCTTGCCGGGCGTGATCTCCTTGTACTGAAGCCCGCTCGGGAGCGTCTTGACTCCCTCTTTCTTCCCGTTCTCCGCGAGGAACTTCTCCCCGTCTTCCCTGTTCTTCTGGGCCATTTTATGCATGTTCTCCGCCTGCTTCGCCATCTGCGCCTTCTGGTATTCCGTGATCGTGTCGCGTGCCTCGTTGTCGGTCAGGATCGTCTTTCCGCCGCCGTAGGAATCCTTCAAGCCTTTCGCCAGCAGATCCGGATCGACCTCGACGGATCCCTTCTTCAGGTTCGCCCCGATGTCCATGCCGATGCTGTAGCTGAGTTTCTCCTTGCCGGTTTTAAGCTCCGGGGCGTCCGCGGCGAGCGCCGCCCCCGAGAGCGCGACTGCGGCGCACATCGCCATAGCAAGCCGTCTCTTCATCCTTGCCGCTCCTTTCCGTCCAACCGGGTTATGGTGTGCAATCGGGATATTTTACACACCGTCCCGGGAAACCCCAAGCGGATTCCGGCCCCCGTCGTACCGCGGGACGGGGATCCCCCCGGGAAGGATCATCGAACCCGCACATCTTCCGGGATCGTCGGGTTTGCGATATAAATAAGGGCTGTGCGCGGATCGATCGACCCGTGCCGATGAGAACAAGGGAAGGGAGAGGGGATGCGGATCACGGTGACGCAGGTGGCGGAAAACCGGCGGCGGCAGAAGCCGAAAAGCGGCGAAAAGCTCGGGTTCGGAAACCACTTCTCGGACCACATGTTCCTGATGGACTATTCCCAGGGAACGGGGTGGCGCGACGCCCGCATCGTCCCGTACGGGCCGCTGTCGCTCGCTCCTTCCGCGATGGTCCTCCACTACGGCCAGGAGATCTTCGAGGGCATGAAGGCGTATTACGCGAGGGACGGCGCCGTGTGCCTCTTCCGGCCCGACAGGAACGCGGAACGCCTGAACCGCTCGGCGGCGCGCATGTGCCTGCCGGAGATCCCGGTCGAAGACCAGCTCGCCGCCCTCCGCGGCCTGGTGCGGCTCGACCGGGAATGGATCCCGAGGGAAGAGGGGGCCTCGCTGTACATCCGTCCGACGATGATCGCCACGGAAGCGGGGTTGGGGGTTCGCCCGTCGGCGGAAGTCCTCTTCTTCATCATCACCGGCCCGGTGGGGGCGTACTACGCGCGGGGGTTCGACCCCGTCCGCATCCTCGTAGAGGAAACGTACGTCCGGGCGGCACGCGGCGGAACGGGAGAAGCGAAAACGGGGGGAAATTACGCGGCGAGCCTCCTCGCGGCGAAGAACGCCAAGGCGAAGGGATTCGACCAGGTCCTCTGGCTGGACGCCGAGCACCGGCGATTCGTCGAGGAAGTGGGGACGATGAACATATTCTTCGTGCTCCGGGGCGAGCTGGTCACCCCCCCGCTCTCCGGATCGATCCTGCCGGGCGTGACCCGGGACACGGTCCTCACGCTCGCGCGGGAGTGGAAGATCCCGGTGGCCGAGCGTCCCGTCGATATCGACGAGATCCTTTCGGGCGCCTCGGACGGAACGCTCTCGGAGGCGTTCGGCGCGGGGACGGCGGCGGTCATCTCCCCGGTGGGTTCCTTCGCCTGCCGCGGACGGGAGGTCAAGGTCCACGGGGGCCGGACCGGGGAACTATCCCTCCGGCTCTTCCAGGAGATCACCGGGATCCAGTACGGGGAGATCGAGGACCGCCACCACTGGATCCATAGGGTGGAATAACCCGCTTTCTTGCGCCATTTTCCACAACCCCGGGGCCGCATCGCGCGGCCCCGGGGACCCTTCTCCAATTATTCCGAATAGTTCGCAACACGGGTGCGGGTCGGCATCAACATTGCTGTCAACGGGTACGTAGCGGACGCGCCGCGTGAAAACGCAGCGTTTCCCTGCCCCCAGCCGGAGGGTTGAAGCTTTCTCACCCCAGAAAACCCTCCGGCCCCCTTTTTTTCCACACCCCTCCCGTGCGGACGTTCTTCCCATGTAATAATGGGGGGAACGTCCCACGTTCAAAGACAAGCGCTTCTTTACCACGATTACGCATCGAGCCCGGAGTCCCTCGCTACAGGATTTTGCCGTATTTTCATCGGTGAACTTGGGGAGGATACGATGGATCTCGGCCTGCAGGGCAAGACCGCGCTCGTGTGCGGCGGCAGCAAGGGGATCGGGTATTCGTGCGCGGAGGCGCTCTCGGCCGAGGGGGCGCGGGTGGCCGTCTGCGCGAGGGATCCGGGACGGCTGCGGGAGGCGGCCGCGAGAATCGGGGAGAGGACGAGAAATCCCGTTCTCGCGATCCCGGCGGACGTGACGAGCACCGCTTCGCTCGAGACCCTCTTCGCCGAAATCCAACGAAGCTTCGGCACGCTGCACGTCCTCGTGAACAACGCCGGGGGGCCGCCCCCCTCGGGATTCCAGGAGACGTCCGACGAGGAGTGGCAACGCGCTTTCGAGCTGATCTTCCTCTCCGCCGTCCGGTGCACCCGCCGGTGCCTGCCGTGGATGATCCGCCAGCGGTTCGGCCGCATCGTCATGCTCACCTCGTTCGCGGTGAAGCAGCCGATCGACAACCTGGTCCAGTCCAATGCGATCCGCAGCGCCGTGTCGGGAATGGCGAAAACCTTGTCCCGGGAGGTGGCCGAGCACAACGTGACGGTGAACAACGTCTGTCCGGGCTACGTCCTGACCGACCGGCTTCGCGCCGTGATCGAGCGAAGGGCGCGGGAAAACGGGATTTCCGCCGAGGAGGCGATGGAAGCGGGGATCGGGGAGATCCCTTCGGGAAGATTCGGCCGGCCGGAGGAGGTCGGGGAGGTCGTCGCGTTCCTCGCTTCCGAGCGCGCCTCCTACGTCACAGGGGCGACGATCCAGGTGGACGGCGGGTTGATCCGGGGATTGCTATAGGCCGAGGGCGGCGTGGAGCGCATCGAGGGTGATGCCGTCGATGCGGACGATCTTGTTGCGTCCCTTCTCGCCCGCGACCAGCGAGATCCGGCTTTTCGGAACTCCCAGCGCCTTCGCCAGGAACCGCACGAGGGCCTCGTTGGCCTTCCCCTCGACGGGGGGAGCGTTGAGGCGGATCCGCAGGACGCCTTCCTCGAACCCGGCCACCCCCTCCTTCGAGGAGCGCGGGACGACGCGGACCGACACGGTGGCGCGGGGGCCGTCCGTGCGGCTCACGGCATCCGCAGGGCGAGGTCGAACAGCGTCCGGACGACGAACCGCTGCAGGAATACGATGACGAGGATCGCGACCATCGGCGCGAAGTCGATGGAGCCGGCGAACAGCGGGAGTTTCCGGCGCAGGCGGGAGAGGACCGGTTCGGTCACCGCGTACAGGGCCCGGACGATCGGATTGTACGGATCGGGGCTGACCCACGACAGCACGGCCCGCAGGATGAACGCCCACATGTAGGCCCACAGCGCATAGTCGATGATCGTCGCCAGCGCGTTGAGCAGGTTCCTCGCCACGAACATCCTTTCCCCCCCCTTTCAGTTCGAAAGCTCGCGGCACCGCTGCCATGCGGACAATACCGCGTCCATCACCGTCGCCCGGAAGGCCCCCCGCTCCAGCGCGGCGATCCCGGCGGCCGTCGTCCCCCCCGGCGACATCACCATGTCCTTGAGCTCGGCGGGGTGCTTCCCCGTCTCGCGGACCATCCGCGCCGCTCCCTCGAGGGTCGAGGCCGCGAGGAGCGCGGCCTCGGTCCGCCCCATCCCCGCCCGCACCGCGCCGTCCGCCAGCGCCTCGAGGAAGAGGAACGCGTAGGCGGGACCGGAGCCGGAGAGCGCGGTCACCGCGTCGATCAGCTCCTCCCGGGGCATCTCGGCCACCGTCCCGAAGGAGGAGAACAGGGCGAGGACCTCCTGGCGGGTCGCCGCGTCGATGGCGGGCGGAAAGTAGATCCCCGTGCTCCCCATCCCGACGAGCGCCGGCGTGTTGGGCATCGTGCGCACGACCTTCGCGCCTTCCCCGAGCGCCTTCTGGAAAAGGGCGATCTTCGCGCCCGCCACGATGGACACGAACGTCTTCCCCATCGCCGCGTCCCGGGAGATCCCGGACAGGACGGACGAAAGGACTTGCGGCTTCACGGCGACCACGACCATGTCGCAGGCGCGAAGCAGGGCCTCCACGGAGGGGGCGGGGACGACCCCGAACCGGTGGCGCAGCGACTCCCCCCGGCCCGGAGCCGTGTCGAACACCACGACCTGCTCCGGGGAGCGCAGTTTCGCGGAGAGCAGACCGCGGATCATCGCCTCCCCCATGTTTCCCGCACCGAGAAATCCGAGCGCCATGATGTCAGCCCCTCCCCTGCCGGCTTCCGAAGATCGCGGTCCCCACGCGGACCATCGTCGCCCCTTCCTCGATCGCCTGCTCGAAATCGTTGGACATCCCCATCGACAACTCCCCGAGCGCCGCGCCGGGGATTTCCCGCGCCAGTGCGTCCCGCAGTTCCCTGAGCCGCGCGAAGTACGGCCGGCTCCCCTCGGGGTCGGCGGAGAACGGCGGGATGGCCATGAACCCCTCCACCCGCAGCCCCGGGAGCCCGGCGGATGCGTCGAGGATCGCGCGCAGTTCGCCGGGCCCTGCCCCCGCCTTGCTCCCCTCGGCGCCCAGGTTCACCTCGATCAGGACCCGCGTCGTCTTCCCGGATTCCGCGGCGCAACGCGAGATCTCGCGGAGCCGCCCGGCGGAATCGGCCGTCTGGATCCAGGAGAACAGGGCGACCGCCCTGCGGACCTTGTTCCCCTGCAGGCGGCCGATCAGGTGCCATTCGGCCGCGGGGAGCCCCGGAATCTTCTCCTCCGCCTCCTGGACGTAATTTTCGCCGAACACCGACAGCCCCGCCGCGTGCGCCTCGAGGATCTGCGCAAGCGGCCGGGTCTTCGAAACCGCGACCAGCTTCACGGATCCTGCCGAACGCCCCGACCGCCGCACGGCGTCCGCGATCCGGTCCAGCACCCACGCCGCCCGCTCCGCGATCGGCGCATCCTCGCCGGGAGACCCCCCCGGCAGGGTCATCGCGTTCCGCCCGCGAAGGAGTACCAGGCGGGACCGCCGCGCGCGACCCGGATCAGGCGCGCCCGCGCAAGCATCTCCATGACGCGGGTCATCGGAAGCCCCACGACGTTCGAGAACGACCCCGCGACCCGGTCGATGAGCAGCATCCCCGCTCCCTGCGCCGCGTACGCCCCCGCCTTGTCGTCGCACTCCCCCGTGCGCGCGTAGCCCGCGACCTCCGCCGCCGTGAGGGGGCGGAACCGCACCCGGGTCACCTCCGTGCAGAGGTCCCGGAAACCGCGCTCGCGGCATAGGAGGCAAATCGCCGTGTACACCCTGTGCTCGCGGCCGGCGAGTCGCGAGAGCATCCGTCTCGCCTCCCCGCGGTCCCGGGGCTTGCCGAGGATCCTGCCGTCCGCCACCACGATCGTGTCCGCCGACAGGACGAAGGAGGACGGGTACCGCTTCGCCACCGCTTCCCCCTTGTCGAGGGCGGCCCGGCGGACAAACCGCGACGGAGCCTCGCCGGGACGCGGAATTTCGTCGACCCCCGACGGGACCACGCGGAAGGGAACGCCGACCGCGGCGAGAAGTTCCCGGCGGCGGGGAGACTCGGAGGCGAGGATCATGCGGGCCGTCGGACTCACGGGGACCCATTATAGGAGATCCGGCCCGCACGGTAAAGGGATCAATCATTTCGATAGGTTAGAGAAGCGCCGGAACGGCGCGCTTTCCCCTTCCCCGGGGGGGCGAACTATGTATACTGTATGCAAAATGAACTGGTACAACAGCATCAGCGTAAAGATCATCCTCTCCGTCGCCGGGATGATCCTGGTCGTGAACGGTGCACTGGCCTACGTGTACCTCCGCGTCCAGAAAGAGGACCTGAACCTTACGGTCCTCCGGAACGCCTCCCAGATCAGCGAAACGATCAAGAAATCGATCCGGAACGACATGTTCGAGAACCGGAAAGAGGCCGCCTACAAGATCATGAACACGGTCGGCCAGCAGGAAGGGATCGAGAAGGTCCGGATCTACAGTTCCGAGGGGGAGATCCTTTTTTCCACCGACAACGCCGAAGTGGGCCGGATGGTCGACAAGCGCGGCGAGGCCTGCTACGGTTGTCATTCGGAGGCCCGCCCGCTCGAGCATCTGGCGACCTCCGAGCGAAGCAGGATCTTCTACTCCCCCGGCGATGACTCCTCGGGCGCCAGCCACCGCGTTCTCGGAATCATCAACCCGATGTACAACGATTCGGCATGCTCCTCCGCGACCTGCCACGCGCACCCCGCGGCCATCAAGGTCCTCGGGGTGATCGACGTCACCATGGACCTGAGCGCAACGGATGCGATCCTGGCCAAGGGTCGCCGCCAGATCCTGTTCGTGAGCGTCGTCTCGATCGTCGCCATCTGCTCCATCGTCGCGCTGATCCTGATCCACTTTTTCACCAGGCCGGTCAAGGAACTCGTCCTAGGCACGCACAGGATCTCCGGGGGAGACCTCGACCATTTCATCCCCGTCGCGACGAACGATGAGATGGGACACCTGGCCTCCTCGTTCAACCAGATGACCCGGGACCTCCAGCGGGCCCACGCGGAGATCCAGGAGGGGATGCGGAACCTCGAACAGAAGGTGGAGGAGCGGACGAAGGAGCTCAAGGCGGCCCAGTCCCAGCTCCTGCACTCCGAGAAGCTGGCCGCCGTGGGGGCGTTGGCGGCCACCGTCGCCCACGAGATCAACAACCCGCTGACCGGCGTCTACACGTACATCCGGCTCATGGAGCGGAAGATCTCCCAGGGGCAGCACACGCCGGAGGACGTCGAGAAGTACAAGGGATACCTCGACACGATGCGGCGGGAGGTCGAGAGGACGACCGCCATCGTCCAGAACCTGCTCGATTTCACGAGGCCGAAGGAGCCGGCCCGCAAGCAGATGAGCCTCCTCAAGGTGGTCGAGGAATCCCTCTCCCTCGTCCGGAACAAGCTGAACCTCAACAACATCGAGCTGGTGAACCGGTTGGAGCACCTGCCGGACGTCATGGCCGACCCCGCGCACATGAAGCAGGTGTTCATCA is a window of bacterium DNA encoding:
- a CDS encoding branched-chain amino acid aminotransferase, coding for MRITVTQVAENRRRQKPKSGEKLGFGNHFSDHMFLMDYSQGTGWRDARIVPYGPLSLAPSAMVLHYGQEIFEGMKAYYARDGAVCLFRPDRNAERLNRSAARMCLPEIPVEDQLAALRGLVRLDREWIPREEGASLYIRPTMIATEAGLGVRPSAEVLFFIITGPVGAYYARGFDPVRILVEETYVRAARGGTGEAKTGGNYAASLLAAKNAKAKGFDQVLWLDAEHRRFVEEVGTMNIFFVLRGELVTPPLSGSILPGVTRDTVLTLAREWKIPVAERPVDIDEILSGASDGTLSEAFGAGTAAVISPVGSFACRGREVKVHGGRTGELSLRLFQEITGIQYGEIEDRHHWIHRVE
- the proC gene encoding pyrroline-5-carboxylate reductase codes for the protein MALGFLGAGNMGEAMIRGLLSAKLRSPEQVVVFDTAPGRGESLRHRFGVVPAPSVEALLRACDMVVVAVKPQVLSSVLSGISRDAAMGKTFVSIVAGAKIALFQKALGEGAKVVRTMPNTPALVGMGSTGIYFPPAIDAATRQEVLALFSSFGTVAEMPREELIDAVTALSGSGPAYAFLFLEALADGAVRAGMGRTEAALLAASTLEGAARMVRETGKHPAELKDMVMSPGGTTAAGIAALERGAFRATVMDAVLSAWQRCRELSN
- a CDS encoding SDR family oxidoreductase; protein product: MDLGLQGKTALVCGGSKGIGYSCAEALSAEGARVAVCARDPGRLREAAARIGERTRNPVLAIPADVTSTASLETLFAEIQRSFGTLHVLVNNAGGPPPSGFQETSDEEWQRAFELIFLSAVRCTRRCLPWMIRQRFGRIVMLTSFAVKQPIDNLVQSNAIRSAVSGMAKTLSREVAEHNVTVNNVCPGYVLTDRLRAVIERRARENGISAEEAMEAGIGEIPSGRFGRPEEVGEVVAFLASERASYVTGATIQVDGGLIRGLL
- a CDS encoding YggS family pyridoxal phosphate-dependent enzyme, encoding MTLPGGSPGEDAPIAERAAWVLDRIADAVRRSGRSAGSVKLVAVSKTRPLAQILEAHAAGLSVFGENYVQEAEEKIPGLPAAEWHLIGRLQGNKVRRAVALFSWIQTADSAGRLREISRCAAESGKTTRVLIEVNLGAEGSKAGAGPGELRAILDASAGLPGLRVEGFMAIPPFSADPEGSRPYFARLRELRDALAREIPGAALGELSMGMSNDFEQAIEEGATMVRVGTAIFGSRQGRG
- a CDS encoding PLP-dependent aminotransferase family protein, translated to METTGQIESGKQPLYEEVAARIGGLIEQGTYRPGERIPSIRALSRQLQVSVNTVMEAYARLENAGKVEARPQSGYYVRCRLPEPGADIARAKAGEEPVACCVSIEEEPMRIMRTLSDPSVVPLGGGFPNTDLLPVDKLNRMLATESRRFPIQSVSYTGPRGTQRLRTQIAKRSLRYGCAFSPEEIVVTSGCVEAVTLALQATCRPGDTVAIASPVYYTFLHSIQWMGLKVLEIPSTPGEGLSVEVLSYAIRNNPVHACLVISNFNNPLGSVMPDDRKRELAGLLALHDIPLIEDDVYGDLAFGPSRPVAVKAYDEKGLVLYCSSFSKTLAPGYRVGWIAAGRHQRKVQQLKSLFNIATATPTQLAIAEFLANGGYDHHLRKIRRVYSRQMEKVRDAVARHFPPGTRVTRPGGGFVLWVEMPEGVDASRLYEEAREKGIGIAPGTLFSTAGKYGNCIRLNTAFWSERVEQALETVGELAGKMA
- a CDS encoding ATP-binding protein, giving the protein MYTVCKMNWYNSISVKIILSVAGMILVVNGALAYVYLRVQKEDLNLTVLRNASQISETIKKSIRNDMFENRKEAAYKIMNTVGQQEGIEKVRIYSSEGEILFSTDNAEVGRMVDKRGEACYGCHSEARPLEHLATSERSRIFYSPGDDSSGASHRVLGIINPMYNDSACSSATCHAHPAAIKVLGVIDVTMDLSATDAILAKGRRQILFVSVVSIVAICSIVALILIHFFTRPVKELVLGTHRISGGDLDHFIPVATNDEMGHLASSFNQMTRDLQRAHAEIQEGMRNLEQKVEERTKELKAAQSQLLHSEKLAAVGALAATVAHEINNPLTGVYTYIRLMERKISQGQHTPEDVEKYKGYLDTMRREVERTTAIVQNLLDFTRPKEPARKQMSLLKVVEESLSLVRNKLNLNNIELVNRLEHLPDVMADPAHMKQVFINLLINACEAMENGGTLTISGECDEAGNTVTVEIRDTGVGIEPQNLARIFDPFFSTKEKGTGLGLSVVHGIVSRHNGKVTIESAPGSGTTIRIMLPIS
- a CDS encoding Maf family protein; the protein is MSPTARMILASESPRRRELLAAVGVPFRVVPSGVDEIPRPGEAPSRFVRRAALDKGEAVAKRYPSSFVLSADTIVVADGRILGKPRDRGEARRMLSRLAGREHRVYTAICLLCRERGFRDLCTEVTRVRFRPLTAAEVAGYARTGECDDKAGAYAAQGAGMLLIDRVAGSFSNVVGLPMTRVMEMLARARLIRVARGGPAWYSFAGGTR
- a CDS encoding DUF167 domain-containing protein, whose protein sequence is MSRTDGPRATVSVRVVPRSSKEGVAGFEEGVLRIRLNAPPVEGKANEALVRFLAKALGVPKSRISLVAGEKGRNKIVRIDGITLDALHAALGL
- a CDS encoding FKBP-type peptidyl-prolyl cis-trans isomerase, which encodes MKRRLAMAMCAAVALSGAALAADAPELKTGKEKLSYSIGMDIGANLKKGSVEVDPDLLAKGLKDSYGGGKTILTDNEARDTITEYQKAQMAKQAENMHKMAQKNREDGEKFLAENGKKEGVKTLPSGLQYKEITPGKGKSPKATDTVTTHYKGTLIDGTEFDSSYKRGQPATFQVSGVIPGWTEALQLMKEGAKWQLFLPSNLAYGERGAGRDIGPNATLIFEVELIAVK
- a CDS encoding YggT family protein, translated to MFVARNLLNALATIIDYALWAYMWAFILRAVLSWVSPDPYNPIVRALYAVTEPVLSRLRRKLPLFAGSIDFAPMVAILVIVFLQRFVVRTLFDLALRMP